In the genome of Prevotella sp. HUN102, one region contains:
- a CDS encoding aminotransferase class IV, with protein sequence MCRFIETMRVEKGEIINLDFHRQRFEATRRHYWPGAEELSWQNVYAAVDARLEKAKLRFLYDETSITEISCTEYVQKDICLLKLVRADGISYPFKHSDRSALEKLKAQQGDCDEILIVKDNHITDTSFTNVAFFDGKEWFTPDTPLLPGTRRASLIAQGRLKEREILADDLPTYSFIALFNAMIDLDELVLPLHEGCFTIR encoded by the coding sequence ATGTGCCGATTTATTGAAACGATGCGAGTGGAGAAGGGCGAGATTATCAATCTTGATTTCCACCGACAGAGATTTGAAGCTACGCGCAGGCATTACTGGCCCGGAGCGGAAGAACTTTCGTGGCAGAACGTTTATGCAGCCGTGGACGCACGACTCGAGAAAGCCAAACTGCGTTTTCTGTATGACGAAACTTCCATCACCGAGATATCCTGTACGGAATATGTTCAGAAAGACATTTGCTTGCTGAAACTTGTCCGTGCAGACGGAATCAGCTATCCGTTCAAGCATTCCGACCGTTCGGCGTTGGAGAAATTGAAGGCGCAGCAAGGTGATTGCGACGAGATTCTGATAGTGAAAGACAACCACATAACGGACACCTCGTTCACGAACGTTGCATTTTTCGACGGAAAAGAATGGTTTACGCCCGACACTCCTCTCTTGCCGGGAACTCGGCGTGCGAGCCTCATTGCTCAGGGAAGGCTCAAGGAAAGGGAAATACTGGCAGATGATCTGCCCACTTACAGTTTCATAGCCCTCTTCAATGCAATGATAGATTTGGACGAACTTGTGCTGCCGTTGCACGAAGGCTGCTTTACAATTCGCTGA
- a CDS encoding RidA family protein: MKVVNTNNAPSAIGPYSQAIEANGFVFTSGQLPIDPATGAFAPGGVKEQTRQSLTNAQAILKEAGIDLSHVVKTTVYLADMEDFAAMNEVYAEFFSEPFPARSAISVKRLPKDALVEVECIAVK; encoded by the coding sequence ATGAAAGTAGTAAACACAAACAACGCACCCAGTGCTATCGGTCCTTACAGTCAGGCTATCGAAGCCAACGGTTTTGTATTCACATCAGGACAGCTCCCTATCGACCCTGCAACGGGTGCTTTTGCTCCCGGTGGCGTGAAGGAGCAGACCCGTCAGTCGCTCACGAACGCTCAGGCTATTCTCAAAGAAGCAGGCATCGACCTCTCTCACGTAGTAAAGACAACTGTTTATCTCGCTGATATGGAAGACTTTGCAGCTATGAACGAAGTATATGCAGAGTTCTTCAGCGAACCATTCCCGGCTCGTTCGGCTATCTCCGTGAAGCGTTTGCCAAAGGATGCGCTCGTGGAAGTGGAGTGCATTGCAGTAAAATAA
- a CDS encoding DegT/DnrJ/EryC1/StrS aminotransferase family protein, protein MEYLSLKQITAMHAEEISAAIQQVVDSGWYLQGQATRQFQDQYARYIGTHHCITCGNGLDALSLIFRAYRDLGVLQDGDEVIVPANTYIASILSITENNLVPVLVEPDISTMQIDDARIESAITPRTRAILLVHLYGRCAFTTRIENICRQHHLKLIEDNAQAHGCTFHSKRTGSLGDAAAHSFYPGKNLGALGDAGAVTTSDELLANTIRTLANYGSSRKYEFAYKGRNSRMDELQAAALSVKLRYLDADNARRKQIAQIFNTQISNPKTIVPKSPDRDNVYHIYPILCEERATLQAYLKENDVQTMIHYPIPPHQQQAYKEWNHLSFPITERIHRQELSLPCNQAMTDEDAQRIVRLLNAF, encoded by the coding sequence ATGGAATATCTATCACTGAAACAAATCACTGCGATGCACGCCGAAGAGATTTCTGCGGCAATTCAGCAGGTTGTGGATTCCGGTTGGTATCTGCAAGGACAGGCCACACGCCAATTCCAAGACCAGTATGCACGCTATATCGGCACTCACCATTGCATCACTTGCGGCAACGGACTCGATGCACTCAGCCTCATTTTCCGTGCCTATCGGGATCTGGGCGTCCTTCAGGACGGCGACGAAGTAATCGTACCTGCCAACACTTATATCGCAAGCATCCTCTCCATCACAGAAAACAATCTTGTTCCCGTGCTTGTTGAGCCAGACATCAGTACGATGCAGATAGACGACGCACGCATCGAGTCGGCAATAACTCCACGCACCCGAGCCATTCTCCTCGTACATCTCTACGGCAGATGCGCCTTCACTACACGAATAGAAAACATTTGCAGACAGCACCATCTCAAGCTGATAGAAGACAATGCACAGGCTCACGGCTGCACCTTCCACAGCAAACGGACGGGAAGCCTTGGCGATGCAGCAGCTCACAGTTTCTATCCCGGCAAGAATCTCGGCGCATTGGGCGATGCAGGTGCCGTAACCACATCCGACGAACTGCTTGCCAACACCATCCGAACACTCGCCAATTACGGTTCGTCCCGTAAATACGAGTTCGCCTACAAAGGCAGAAACAGCCGTATGGACGAGCTTCAAGCTGCCGCACTCTCCGTGAAACTACGCTATCTTGATGCCGACAATGCACGCAGAAAGCAGATTGCACAGATTTTCAACACACAGATTTCAAACCCGAAGACTATTGTTCCGAAATCGCCCGACCGAGACAACGTTTATCATATCTACCCCATTCTCTGCGAAGAACGCGCCACGCTGCAAGCCTATCTAAAGGAGAACGACGTGCAGACAATGATTCACTACCCCATTCCTCCCCATCAGCAACAGGCCTACAAGGAATGGAACCACCTTTCTTTCCCCATTACCGAGCGCATTCATCGACAGGAACTCTCCCTGCCGTGCAATCAGGCAATGACGGATGAAGATGCGCAGAGAATCGTCAGACTGCTGAATGCCTTTTAA
- a CDS encoding GNAT family N-acetyltransferase, with protein sequence MFEITKYSPQQANEWNAFVKQSKQGTFLFDRHYMDYHSDRFDDFSLIVRRKQRIFALLPANLAGNTLYSHQGLTYGGLITNAKATTSDVCEVLRLILSFLSEHGIHRFVYKAVPHIYHRIPAEEDLYALVNVCNARIITRHISSTIALENRMKFAESRKSGIRKAMRNGIIVEESNDLAAFWHILNDNLHNKYDAAPVHSLDELTLLKANFPKEIRLFIAQSSEKLPIGGTIVYETPRTIHTQYISASPEGKANGALDLLFDHILNKVYASHTGYFDFGKSSDGDGHDLNEQLIFQKEGFGGRGICYDTWEISDF encoded by the coding sequence ATGTTTGAAATCACGAAATACAGTCCACAGCAGGCGAATGAATGGAACGCATTCGTGAAGCAGTCGAAGCAAGGCACATTCTTGTTCGACCGGCATTATATGGACTATCATTCCGACCGTTTCGATGATTTCTCACTCATTGTCCGCCGCAAGCAACGCATCTTCGCGCTACTGCCTGCCAATCTCGCCGGCAATACGCTCTATTCCCACCAAGGACTTACCTATGGTGGACTGATAACCAACGCAAAAGCCACGACTTCAGACGTTTGCGAAGTCTTAAGGCTCATTCTTTCCTTCCTTTCCGAACACGGCATTCATCGTTTCGTGTATAAGGCTGTTCCCCACATTTACCACAGGATTCCTGCCGAGGAAGACCTCTACGCACTGGTAAACGTCTGCAATGCACGCATCATCACACGCCATATCTCATCCACCATTGCGTTGGAAAACCGTATGAAATTCGCCGAAAGCCGAAAAAGCGGCATCAGAAAGGCGATGCGCAACGGAATCATTGTGGAAGAAAGCAACGACCTTGCTGCTTTCTGGCATATCCTCAACGACAATCTGCACAATAAATACGATGCCGCTCCGGTTCATTCACTCGACGAACTCACATTGCTCAAAGCCAATTTTCCAAAAGAAATAAGGCTTTTCATTGCCCAAAGCAGCGAAAAACTGCCAATAGGAGGCACGATTGTCTACGAAACTCCCCGAACCATTCACACACAATACATTTCAGCCTCGCCCGAAGGAAAGGCAAACGGTGCGCTCGACCTGCTTTTCGACCATATATTAAATAAGGTGTACGCATCCCATACCGGCTATTTCGACTTTGGAAAAAGCTCCGACGGCGACGGCCACGACCTCAACGAGCAGCTCATTTTTCAGAAAGAAGGCTTCGGAGGAAGAGGCATCTGCTACGACACGTGGGAAATATCGGACTTTTAA
- a CDS encoding FdtA/QdtA family cupin domain-containing protein translates to MQDEPSIGKIIDLPKILDQRGNLTFVEQSKDIPFNVSRVYWVYDVPGGECRGGHSHKHCREFIIAVSGSFTVTLTNGKQQHTFLLNHPYQGLLVDTNIWRTLDDFSSGAVCLVLAEDLFDEDDYIREYDEYLKFIEEK, encoded by the coding sequence ATGCAAGACGAACCAAGCATCGGAAAAATCATCGACCTCCCCAAGATTCTCGACCAACGGGGCAATCTCACTTTCGTTGAACAATCGAAAGACATTCCTTTCAATGTCTCCCGCGTCTATTGGGTCTACGATGTGCCCGGCGGAGAATGCCGAGGAGGACACTCCCACAAGCATTGTCGTGAGTTTATCATCGCCGTCAGTGGTTCTTTCACAGTTACCCTTACCAACGGGAAACAGCAGCATACCTTCCTTCTGAACCATCCCTATCAGGGATTATTGGTAGATACGAACATCTGGCGGACGCTCGACGACTTCTCATCGGGTGCAGTCTGCCTCGTATTGGCCGAAGACCTGTTCGATGAAGATGACTATATCAGGGAATACGATGAGTATTTAAAGTTTATCGAAGAGAAATAA
- the rfbB gene encoding dTDP-glucose 4,6-dehydratase — MKTYLVTGAAGFIGANYIKYLLHKKYVNEDIKVIVLDALTYAGNLGTIKDDIDGERCIFVKGDIRDRELADRLFTEYDIDYLVNFAAESHVDRSIEDPQLFLNVNILGTQNLMDAARRAWVTGKDEKGYPTWKEGKRYHQVSTDEVYGSLGADGYFTEATPLCPHSPYSASKTSADMFVMAYHDTFHMPISITRCSNNYGPYHFPEKLIPLIINNILEGKALPVYGEGLNVRDWLYVEDHCKAIDMVVREGRVGEVYNVGGHNEMTNIDIVKLTIKTIHDMLAENKELRKVLKKQVKDENGDIDISWINNDLITHVADRLGHDARYAIDPTKIKEELGWFPETMFAEGIVKTIKWNLENQEWIQEVTSGDYQKYYDMMYSNR, encoded by the coding sequence ATGAAAACTTACTTAGTAACTGGAGCCGCCGGCTTTATAGGCGCAAACTACATCAAGTATCTGCTTCACAAGAAGTATGTGAACGAAGACATCAAGGTAATTGTTCTTGATGCACTAACCTATGCAGGTAATCTCGGAACCATCAAGGACGATATAGACGGCGAACGCTGCATATTTGTCAAGGGCGATATACGAGACAGGGAACTCGCAGACAGGCTTTTTACCGAATACGACATCGACTATCTCGTGAACTTCGCTGCTGAAAGCCACGTAGACCGTTCGATAGAAGACCCTCAACTGTTCCTCAACGTGAACATACTGGGCACTCAAAACCTGATGGATGCCGCACGCCGTGCGTGGGTTACAGGCAAGGACGAGAAGGGATACCCCACTTGGAAGGAGGGCAAACGCTATCATCAGGTATCCACCGATGAGGTATATGGCTCGCTCGGAGCCGACGGTTACTTCACGGAAGCCACCCCACTCTGCCCTCACAGTCCGTATTCGGCAAGCAAGACAAGTGCCGATATGTTCGTAATGGCATATCACGACACGTTCCACATGCCTATCAGCATCACCCGTTGTTCCAACAACTACGGCCCTTATCACTTCCCCGAGAAGCTCATTCCACTGATAATCAACAACATTCTCGAAGGAAAAGCACTCCCGGTCTACGGAGAAGGACTGAATGTTCGCGACTGGCTCTACGTGGAAGACCACTGCAAGGCCATTGATATGGTGGTTCGTGAAGGACGTGTAGGCGAAGTTTACAATGTAGGCGGACACAACGAGATGACCAATATCGACATTGTGAAGCTCACAATCAAGACCATCCACGATATGCTGGCCGAAAACAAGGAACTCCGTAAGGTGTTGAAAAAACAGGTAAAGGACGAAAACGGCGACATAGACATCAGTTGGATAAACAACGATCTCATTACACACGTTGCCGACAGACTGGGACACGACGCCCGCTATGCCATCGATCCAACCAAAATCAAGGAAGAACTCGGTTGGTTCCCTGAAACAATGTTTGCCGAAGGCATCGTGAAGACCATCAAGTGGAACCTCGAAAATCAGGAATGGATACAGGAAGTTACCAGCGGTGACTATCAGAAGTATTACGATATGATGTATTCCAACAGATAG